Proteins from one Porites lutea chromosome 3, jaPorLute2.1, whole genome shotgun sequence genomic window:
- the LOC140931246 gene encoding neuroligin-4, Y-linked-like isoform X2: MRNPTAIIRIMRMKSLLIVVVIVVECFSLAHTTPSGKPIVETKYGKIIGKTRHFLSEDGHIKYVNTFLGVPYASPPIKDLRFQPPKPPHSWKPEIYNATSFKFVCAQSQSDYFLNSIRLAWPGFTWEKDSSEDCLYLNIFAPGRENATNSSPLYPVIMFLHGGSYVYGTTARHTTPGEVFPRFGVVLVMVQYRLGPFGFMTTGDAEARGNWGMLDQVQALKWIRENIKAFGGDPERVTALGVSSGGASVGLHLLSPLSEGLFQRAIIESGVELSPFAFQSVETVVQNTKKTAKNLSCNTEDHREMMNCLKTKDTSQIVDKWQGPTGPVIDNHFICDTPEKLRLSGQFHPVPLIGGFNSDEAGHNIPQKCIPPNELSSAVFGDCIKSFVHKEDLYHNNEKTAGLLEDSITFQYTPWTKTPDPPTLLKKIVNMQSDYFVAAPTLKVLEIHSQKAPTYMYEFSHISKRSSAEAWLGVRHGANTPYDFGAPFLNISSLNFTEEDRNVSSFIMSLYANFAKDGIPTPSALHGVTWNQFNRTHKSYLLIQENPEMQTNFEPQRMAFWNFYYPRLLNFSKTIANSKEQNRDNHNNGVGRVSKPGLLGLILIVLCAPVLFD, translated from the exons ATGAGGAACCCGACAGCCATTATcag GATTATGCGAATGAAAAGCTTGTTGATCGTGGTTGTGATTGTGGTCGAGTGCTTCTCCTTAGCGCATACAACCCCTTCTGGAAAACCAATCGTCGAAACCAAATATGGGAAGATAATTGGAAAAACCCGACATTTCCTGAGCGAAGACGGCCATATTAAGTATGTCAACACATTCCTTGGAGTTCCCTACGCCTCACCACCGATAAAAGATCTACGCTTTCAGCCACCGAAGCCCCCACATTCCTGGAAGCCTGAAATATACAACGCGACCTCATTCAAATTCGTTTGCGCCCAATCTCAGTctgattattttttaaactcaaTTCGTCTTGCTTGGCCCGGATTTACATGGGAGAAAGATTCTAGCGAAGATTGCTTGTACTTAAATATATTCGCCCCTGGTCGAGAAAACGCGACTAATTCAAGTCCGCTTTATCCAGTCATAATGTTCCTTCATGGTGGAAGTTACGTTTACGGTACTACAGCACGGCATACAACTCCAGGAGAAGTCTTTCCCCGATTTGGCGTTGTCTTGGTGATGGTTCAGTACCGGCTTGGACCGTTTGGTTTTATGACCACTGGTGATGCTGAAGCCCGCGGAAATTGGGGAATGTTAGATCAAGTGCAAGCCCTAAAGTGGATTCGAGAAAATATAAAAGCATTCGGTGGAGATCCTGAAAGGGTTACCGCATTGGGTGTGAGCTCAGGTGGGGCCAGCGTAGGGCTTCATTTATTGTCCCCTCTGTCTGAGGGACTTTTTCAAAGGGCGATTATCGAGAGCGGGGTCGAGCTTTCACCATTTGCATTTCAGTCTGTTGAGACAGTTgttcaaaacaccaaaaaaactgCCAAAAACCTTAGTTGCAACACGGAAGATCACCGGGAAATGATGAACTGTCTTAAAACAAAAGACACGAGCCAAATTGTTGATAAATGGCAAGGGCCAACTGGGCCCGTCATAGATAACCATTTCATATGCGACACACCAGAAAAACTCCGCTTGTCTGGTCAATTTCATCCTGTTCCTCTGATTGGCGGCTTTAATAGCGACGAGGCTGGTCATAACATTCCACAAAAATGCATACCACCGAACGAACTTTCTAGCGCTGTGTTTGGAGATTGTATAAAATCCTTTGTCCATAAGGAAGACTTGTACCACAATAACGAGAAAACTGCTGGTCTTTTAGAAGACTCAATCACCTTTCAGTACACTCCATGGACGAAAACGCCCGACCCACCCACCCTCCTTAAGAAAATAGTCAACATGCAATCAGATTATTTCGTAGCAGCCCCTACATTGAAGGTCTTAGAAATTCATAGCCAGAAAGCTCCCACGTACATGTACGAGTTTTCTCACATATCTAAGCGAAGCAGCGCAGAAGCTTGGTTAGGCGTAAGACACGGAGCGAACACCCCTTATGACTTTGGAGCACCGTTTTTGAACATATCCTCGCTGAATTTTACCGAAGAAGATCGAAATGTAAGCAGCTTCATAATGTCACTTTATGCAAACTTTGCCAAAGACGGAATACCCACGCCTTCCGCCCTACACGGGGTGACATGGAATCAGTTTAACAGGACCCACAAATCGTATTTACTGATCCAGGAAAATCCTGAAATGCAGACTAACTTTGAACCACAGCGGATGGCGTTTTGGAACTTTTACTATCCACGCTTGTTAAACTTTTCTAAGACCATCGCAAATTCTAAGGAACAAAACCGAGACAATCATAACAATGGAGTGGGGCGAGTCTCGAAACCAGGGCTTCTCGGTTTAATTTTGATTGTTCTTTGTGCACCTGTTCTGTTTGATTGA
- the LOC140931246 gene encoding neuroligin-4, Y-linked-like isoform X1 has translation MEKLPYPLPLLSKPEIDRRFVRIMRMKSLLIVVVIVVECFSLAHTTPSGKPIVETKYGKIIGKTRHFLSEDGHIKYVNTFLGVPYASPPIKDLRFQPPKPPHSWKPEIYNATSFKFVCAQSQSDYFLNSIRLAWPGFTWEKDSSEDCLYLNIFAPGRENATNSSPLYPVIMFLHGGSYVYGTTARHTTPGEVFPRFGVVLVMVQYRLGPFGFMTTGDAEARGNWGMLDQVQALKWIRENIKAFGGDPERVTALGVSSGGASVGLHLLSPLSEGLFQRAIIESGVELSPFAFQSVETVVQNTKKTAKNLSCNTEDHREMMNCLKTKDTSQIVDKWQGPTGPVIDNHFICDTPEKLRLSGQFHPVPLIGGFNSDEAGHNIPQKCIPPNELSSAVFGDCIKSFVHKEDLYHNNEKTAGLLEDSITFQYTPWTKTPDPPTLLKKIVNMQSDYFVAAPTLKVLEIHSQKAPTYMYEFSHISKRSSAEAWLGVRHGANTPYDFGAPFLNISSLNFTEEDRNVSSFIMSLYANFAKDGIPTPSALHGVTWNQFNRTHKSYLLIQENPEMQTNFEPQRMAFWNFYYPRLLNFSKTIANSKEQNRDNHNNGVGRVSKPGLLGLILIVLCAPVLFD, from the exons atggaaaaattgccataTCCTCTACCACTTCTTTCCAAACCAGAAATAGACCGGCGATTTGTGCG GATTATGCGAATGAAAAGCTTGTTGATCGTGGTTGTGATTGTGGTCGAGTGCTTCTCCTTAGCGCATACAACCCCTTCTGGAAAACCAATCGTCGAAACCAAATATGGGAAGATAATTGGAAAAACCCGACATTTCCTGAGCGAAGACGGCCATATTAAGTATGTCAACACATTCCTTGGAGTTCCCTACGCCTCACCACCGATAAAAGATCTACGCTTTCAGCCACCGAAGCCCCCACATTCCTGGAAGCCTGAAATATACAACGCGACCTCATTCAAATTCGTTTGCGCCCAATCTCAGTctgattattttttaaactcaaTTCGTCTTGCTTGGCCCGGATTTACATGGGAGAAAGATTCTAGCGAAGATTGCTTGTACTTAAATATATTCGCCCCTGGTCGAGAAAACGCGACTAATTCAAGTCCGCTTTATCCAGTCATAATGTTCCTTCATGGTGGAAGTTACGTTTACGGTACTACAGCACGGCATACAACTCCAGGAGAAGTCTTTCCCCGATTTGGCGTTGTCTTGGTGATGGTTCAGTACCGGCTTGGACCGTTTGGTTTTATGACCACTGGTGATGCTGAAGCCCGCGGAAATTGGGGAATGTTAGATCAAGTGCAAGCCCTAAAGTGGATTCGAGAAAATATAAAAGCATTCGGTGGAGATCCTGAAAGGGTTACCGCATTGGGTGTGAGCTCAGGTGGGGCCAGCGTAGGGCTTCATTTATTGTCCCCTCTGTCTGAGGGACTTTTTCAAAGGGCGATTATCGAGAGCGGGGTCGAGCTTTCACCATTTGCATTTCAGTCTGTTGAGACAGTTgttcaaaacaccaaaaaaactgCCAAAAACCTTAGTTGCAACACGGAAGATCACCGGGAAATGATGAACTGTCTTAAAACAAAAGACACGAGCCAAATTGTTGATAAATGGCAAGGGCCAACTGGGCCCGTCATAGATAACCATTTCATATGCGACACACCAGAAAAACTCCGCTTGTCTGGTCAATTTCATCCTGTTCCTCTGATTGGCGGCTTTAATAGCGACGAGGCTGGTCATAACATTCCACAAAAATGCATACCACCGAACGAACTTTCTAGCGCTGTGTTTGGAGATTGTATAAAATCCTTTGTCCATAAGGAAGACTTGTACCACAATAACGAGAAAACTGCTGGTCTTTTAGAAGACTCAATCACCTTTCAGTACACTCCATGGACGAAAACGCCCGACCCACCCACCCTCCTTAAGAAAATAGTCAACATGCAATCAGATTATTTCGTAGCAGCCCCTACATTGAAGGTCTTAGAAATTCATAGCCAGAAAGCTCCCACGTACATGTACGAGTTTTCTCACATATCTAAGCGAAGCAGCGCAGAAGCTTGGTTAGGCGTAAGACACGGAGCGAACACCCCTTATGACTTTGGAGCACCGTTTTTGAACATATCCTCGCTGAATTTTACCGAAGAAGATCGAAATGTAAGCAGCTTCATAATGTCACTTTATGCAAACTTTGCCAAAGACGGAATACCCACGCCTTCCGCCCTACACGGGGTGACATGGAATCAGTTTAACAGGACCCACAAATCGTATTTACTGATCCAGGAAAATCCTGAAATGCAGACTAACTTTGAACCACAGCGGATGGCGTTTTGGAACTTTTACTATCCACGCTTGTTAAACTTTTCTAAGACCATCGCAAATTCTAAGGAACAAAACCGAGACAATCATAACAATGGAGTGGGGCGAGTCTCGAAACCAGGGCTTCTCGGTTTAATTTTGATTGTTCTTTGTGCACCTGTTCTGTTTGATTGA
- the LOC140930010 gene encoding LOW QUALITY PROTEIN: uncharacterized protein (The sequence of the model RefSeq protein was modified relative to this genomic sequence to represent the inferred CDS: inserted 1 base in 1 codon; substituted 2 bases at 2 genomic stop codons): protein MASCEFSKYVGGDCGASLVLTSGDLCVRISECSKDIKGHLKTCGVSDGTLCSEATLLLARAGIFEEQEQYFNLSICPRHRDAFGLRWRSNRKLCSSPSSWAFHRKANVKGERGITLIQSHRLYMACKIVIPVGSTICTQCRKRLDEINESSEGQSAAEAAVPIINSPEATELDEGTVNDEFTELYTGIMEMSLKDESLFVPDEDSVSSSDEESSTAVTGEPSNEYIRREHLNRFLETCNVQKLTRPRKRWAEAGARTHSNHVKKAKDVIVAALDVITPGDAAHLWDALQSSMLVDKELGYEGSADRKYLEALVETYKNASAWDTRRQVLSIMADLVPIERLQRYLPGITEYRVKTARLHKHIYGRGNPLPSRYSPRMRVEATQLDHFLTFITSPHIIQDLPFGQKYIKLSTGEVLETPNVIRSMIPERIVKQYTKYCDEFGFKPFGRTTMLAILAACSATVRKSLQGIDYIAAEGGKACDDLCHVVKRLEEYGVLRTDVSELWRSCVKSAKQYIKSDYKVFEASLIMEQNNKNVNFDVMFLIKFGAIAQYDRKNRPNWMYSVHVSPSSPVADHCSVYALSDDKEPLFSSPCDHDHDKTCPQCEELTALVSAIQEYLKREDLGFPTAELDDLRHVADEAAQNILSWKAHQLRSKIQDMARVDVLEQLDNSSVMITQDWAMKFLPQKYRESQADWFAKRGISWHISVVARRLNGKLQNQSFVHIVKNCNQDSSVVIRIMEHILRTLKTENPEISXSIFXAGXRGMLP, encoded by the exons ATGGCTTCATGTGAATTTTCTAAGTATGTCGGAGGTGATTGTGGAGCAAGCTTAGTACTTACAAGTGGTGATTTGTGCGTAAGAATTTCTGAATGCTCTAAGGACATCAAAGGCCACCTGAAGACGTGCGGCGTTTCAGATGGTACACTATGTTCGGAGGCGACGCTTCTGTTGGCGCGTGCAG GTATCTTTGAGGAACAAGAGCAATATTTTAATCTCTCTATTTGCCCAAGACACCGCGATGCATTTGGTCTTAGATGGCGAAGCAACCGAAAATTATGTTCTTCTCCAAGTTCATGGGCTTTTCACAGAAAAGCCAATGTGAAGGGCGAGCGAGGGATTACACTGATACAGTCTCACCGCCTCTACATGGCCTGCAAAATCGTCATCCCTGTTGGCTCAA cGATTTGTACACAATGTCGCAAAAGACTCGACGAAATCAATGAAAGCAGTGAAGGACAATCGGCAGCAGAGGCAGCTGTACCCATAATCAACAGTCCGGAAGCCACTGAACTGGATGAG GGGACGGTGAACGATGAATTCACGGAATTATATACAGGAATAATGGAAATGTCATTGAAAGATGAAAGTTTATTCGTTCCTGACGAGGACAGTGTCAGTAGCAGTGACGAGGAATCATCGACCGCGGTGACGGGAGAGCCTAGTAACGAGTATATACGAAGAGAGCATCTTAACAGATTTCTTGAAACTTGTAATGTCCAAAAATTAACTCGACCAAGGAAGAGATGGGCCGAGGCAGGTGCGCGCACGCATAGCAACCACGTGAAAAAGGCTAAAGACGTTATTGTAGCGGCTTTAGATGTTATCACGCCTGGTGATGCGGCTCATTTATGGGATGCACTTCAGTCTTCAATGCTTGTCGACAAAGAGCTTGGATATGAAGGTAGTGCCGACCGCAAATATCTTGAAGCCTTGGTAGAAACATACAAAAATGCATCCGCCTGGGATACTAGAAGACAAGTCTTGTCCATAATGGCTGATCTAGTCCCCATCGAACGCCTTCAGAGGTATCTACCTGGTATCACTGAGTACCGAGTGAAAACTGCGCGACTGCACAAACATATTTATGGTCGAGGGAATCCACTTCCATCAAGATATAGTCCCCGAATGAGAGTAGAGGCCACCCAGCTTGATCATTTTTTGACGTTTATAACAAGTCCGCACATCATACAAGATCTTCCATTTGGGCAAAAGTACATAAAGCTTTCAACTGGCGAAGTACTGGAGACACCAAACGTAATTCGAAGTATGATTCCAGAACGTATTGTTAAGCAGTACACTAAATACTGCGACGAATTCGGGTTCAAACCATTTGGACGTACAACAATGTTGGCTATCCTCGCAGCCTGTAGCGCCACCGTAAGAAAGTCGTTGCAAGGAATCGACTATATTGCCGCAGAAGGAGGCAAAGCTTGCGACGACCTATGCCATGTAGTGAAGCGACTAGAGGAATACGGGGTATTGAGGACAGATGTTTCTGAGCTGTGGAGAAGTTGTGTAAAGAGTGCAAAGCAATATATAAAGTCAGATTACAAGGTATTCGAGGCTAGTCTcataatggaacaaaacaacaaaaacgtcaATTTCGATGTAATGTTCCTTATAAAATTCGGTGCGATAGCACAGTATGATAGAAAAAATAGACCTAATTGGATGTATTCA GTGCACGTATCTCCCTCTTCGCCCGTGGCTGACCACTGTAGCGTATACGCTCTAAGCGATGACAAGGAACCCTTGTTCAGCAGCCCTTGCGATCACGATCATGATAAGACGTGCCCCCAATGTGAAGAACTAACAGCCTTAGTATCTGCCATTCAAGAATACTTAAAAAGAGAGGATCTGGGATTTCCAACTGCAGAGTTGGATGACTTACGCCATGTGGCCGATGAAGCAGCCCAAAACATTCTGTCTTGGAAGGCTCATCAGCTGAGAAGCAAAATTCAGGACATGGCCAGAGTAGACGTACTTGAACAACTAGATAATTCGTCTGTAATGATCACCCAAGACTGGGCCATGaaatttttgccacaaaaatACCGCGAATCTCAGGCGGACTGGTTTGCCAAGAGAGGCATCTCATGGCACATAAGCGTGGTGGCAAGAAGACTTAATGGAAAACTTCAGAATCAGTCTTTCGTCCACATTGTTAAAAACTGTAACCAAGACAGCTCGGTAGTTATCCGCATCATGGAACACATACTGCGCACACTAAAAACGGAGAATCCTGAAATTT ACAGCATTTTTTAGGCAGGATAACGCGGGATGTTACCATAA
- the LOC140929805 gene encoding neuroligin-4, Y-linked-like, whose product MESKNDQIPWKLLLFAFTTLVIGAAQANDHDALIITKLGSIQGVTQVISNAHGSAKAIHKFLGIPYAIPPIDSLRFAPPRPHKGWGKTVYQATSFKCICMQLIHHYNSSIRQAWDGFSEQDHICEDCLYLNIYTPINASKAEQRYPVLAYIHGGGFFAGTPVQVVSPGEYLPLRGVILVCIQYRLGSFGFFTTGDSTAAGNYGMLDQVEALRWIRENIESFGGDPTRVTLFGESAGGASVNLHILSPLSKGLAHGIITESGTDLSPFAFNDNSVVSWSSRNLAEKLNCGLKKTDQMLRCLRSKKASEILQFATNGNFYPVVDKHFLPDSPRNLRKAGKFQKLPTIAGFVSNEGSFLLDSSLKEYDENIFKEYIKGHIINSMVDYADRTSLLVDAVLFQYTHWPGNSNNSSKIRQSLIDAFTDYFVVAPTHASLVYQSQFSPTWLYEFRHRSKHSPKQDWEGVAHGDITAYVFGVPLLNLSSPHPYTDTDRNISDFMVTAYTNFVKFGEKMPERVYGVEWRKFMPTDHFYLRIEATPHMAKNFQPLKIAFWNDYMPQLSESILKCLDPEIAGTTSVAHSKKFNYWESLLIIFIVNIWVLTWQT is encoded by the coding sequence ATGGAGTCGAAGAATGATCAAATCCCGTGGAAACTGTTACTTTTTGCGTTCACAACGCTGGTAATTGGCGCAGCTCAGGCCAACGATCATGACGCACTGATCATAACTAAACTTGGCTCAATTCAAGGTGTAACGCAGGTAATTTCCAACGCCCACGGATCTGCTAAAGCGATCCATAAATTTCTGGGAATTCCCTACGCAATACCTCCGATTGACAGCCTACGCTTCGCACCACCTCGGCCTCACAAAGGATGGGGCAAAACGGTCTACCAAGCAACGTCCTTCAAGTGCatctgcatgcagttgatacaCCACTACAACTCCTCCATCAGGCAAGCTTGGGATGGATTTTCGGAGCAGGATCACATTTGTGAGGACTGCTTGTACCTGAACATCTATACTCCGATCAATGCATCCAAAGCCGAGCAACGCTACCCCGTTCTAGCCTACATCCATGGCGGTGGATTTTTTGCCGGAACTCCAGTTCAGGTCGTGTCCCCTGGCGAATATTTACCTTTGCGTGGAGTTATTCTAGTCTGCATTCAATATCGCCTTGGAAGTTTCGGGTTCTTCACGACAGGGGATTCAACGGCGGCAGGAAATTATGGAATGTTAGATCAAGTTGAAGCGTTGAGATGGATTAGAGAGAATATTGAAAGCTTCGGAGGCGATCCTACGCGGGTGACACTGTTCGGAGAGAGCGCGGGAGGGGCTAGCGTAAACCTTCATATCCTATCTCCACTTTCCAAAGGTCTTGCTCATGGCATTATCACGGAAAGTGGCACAGACTTGTCACCTTTTGCCTTCAACGACAATTCAGTCGTTTCTTGGTCTTCGAGGAATCTGGCTGAGAAATTAAACTGCGGTCTCAAGAAGACGGATCAAATGTTGCGGTGCCTAAGGTCGAAAAAAGCGTCAGAGATTTTACAGTTTGCAACCAACGGAAATTTTTATCCCGTTGTTGATAAACACTTCTTGCCTGATTCCCCTAGAAATCTGCGAAAAGCGGGCAAATTTCAGAAACTACCAACAATCGCTGGATTCGTGAGTAACGAAGGATCTTTCTTGCTTGACAGCTCACTGAAAGAGTACGATGAGAACATCTTCAAAGAATATATAAAAGGCCATATCATCAACAGCATGGTGGACTATGCTGACAGAACATCTCTTCTAGTGGATGCGGTGTTGTTTCAGTACACACACTGGCCGGGAAATAGCAACAACTCCTCAAAAATAAGACAGAGTCTAATCGATGCCTTCACCGATTATTTTGTCGTGGCGCCGACCCATGCGAGCCTGGTTTaccaaagtcaattttctcctaCCTGGCTGTACGAGTTTCGACATCGTTCCAAGCATAGTCCCAAACAAGATTGGGAAGGCGTGGCTCATGGAGATATCACGGCATATGTCTTCGGCGTTCCTCTGTTGAATTTGAGCTCACCACATCCTTATACCGATACTGACAGAAACATCAGCGATTTTATGGTGACCGCCTACACAAACTTTGTAAAATTTGGAGAGAAAATGCCGGAACGCGTATACGGCGTAGAGTGGAGGAAATTTATGCCTACCGATCACTTTTATCTCCGAATAGAAGCGACCCCCCACATGGCAAAGAACTTTCAACCCCTCAAAATTGCATTTTGGAACGATTATATGCCACAGTTGTCCGAATCCATCTTGAAGTGTCTCGATCCGGAGATCGCAGGAACAACAAGTGTGGCACACTCAAAGAAATTTAACTATTGGGAGTCATTACttataatatttattgttaATATTTGGGTGCTGACCTGGCAAACGTGA